The following coding sequences lie in one Heyndrickxia oleronia genomic window:
- a CDS encoding MFS transporter, giving the protein MNYRNKTVVASVAGLTLEGMDIMFISFAMSLIVADFHISLATGGFISTITNIGMLVGGMLFGILADKFGRVRIFTYTIFLFAIGTALTGFATNIEQVYVFRFIAGIGAGGEYGIGMALVAEAWPKNKQGRASSYVSIGAQFGVILAAILSAVLLPMFGWRGLFFVGVVPVIFAFMVRRNLKESPEWLAAQKKNEMKKEKGKLMQLFHNPRTAFTTIALAIMATVQIAGYNGLMIWLPSMLQKSQGLSVSSSALWTISTAVGMIAGMLTFGQIIDRFGLKLSYGVFLLVSAAAVFFYSFATGSVAILVGGAVVGFFSNGMFAGYGALISRYYDVTIRSTATNTIFNFGRAVGGVSPIVVGYILQHASMSVAMTYLAALYCLSFIVMLCLKSKKTTSNENEYVKLATESV; this is encoded by the coding sequence ATGAATTATCGTAATAAAACAGTAGTAGCGTCCGTCGCTGGATTAACACTTGAAGGTATGGATATTATGTTTATATCCTTTGCCATGTCTTTAATCGTTGCAGATTTTCATATCAGTTTAGCAACAGGTGGTTTTATCTCAACTATAACAAATATCGGCATGTTAGTTGGAGGTATGCTCTTCGGAATTTTAGCAGATAAGTTTGGAAGAGTGCGGATATTTACGTATACAATTTTTCTATTTGCTATTGGGACGGCATTAACCGGATTTGCGACAAATATTGAGCAAGTGTATGTATTTAGATTTATTGCCGGTATCGGCGCTGGTGGCGAGTACGGGATCGGTATGGCATTAGTTGCAGAAGCGTGGCCAAAGAATAAACAAGGACGAGCTTCTTCATATGTTAGTATCGGGGCACAATTTGGTGTTATTCTTGCAGCCATATTAAGTGCAGTTCTTCTTCCGATGTTTGGCTGGAGAGGTTTGTTTTTTGTTGGTGTAGTACCAGTTATTTTCGCATTTATGGTTAGAAGAAATTTAAAGGAATCACCGGAATGGTTAGCAGCACAAAAGAAAAATGAAATGAAAAAGGAAAAAGGGAAGTTAATGCAATTATTTCATAACCCACGTACTGCTTTTACAACCATTGCATTGGCAATAATGGCCACTGTACAAATTGCGGGCTATAATGGATTAATGATATGGTTGCCTTCTATGCTGCAAAAGTCACAAGGCTTATCAGTTTCTAGTTCTGCCCTTTGGACAATTAGCACAGCTGTCGGAATGATAGCAGGAATGTTAACCTTCGGACAAATTATTGACCGTTTTGGACTGAAACTTTCATATGGTGTTTTTCTTCTTGTTTCAGCCGCTGCCGTTTTCTTTTATTCTTTTGCAACAGGAAGCGTCGCTATTTTGGTAGGTGGTGCAGTTGTAGGCTTTTTCTCAAATGGAATGTTTGCCGGCTACGGAGCATTGATCAGTCGTTATTACGATGTAACAATTAGAAGTACAGCAACAAACACGATCTTTAATTTTGGAAGAGCGGTAGGTGGGGTATCACCAATAGTCGTTGGCTACATCTTACAACATGCAAGTATGTCTGTTGCTATGACTTATCTTGCGGCACTATATTGTCTATCATTTATAGTTATGCTTTGCTTAAAAAGTAAGAAAACGACTAGCAATGAGAACGAATACGTAAAATTAGCTACTGAATCTGTTTGA
- a CDS encoding ASCH domain-containing protein, translating into MNQAAQNYWNDFWKLKGEEIPKHVSAWQFGDNPNYLAQLVIEGIKTATCSGLIFYELENERIPCVDDYSIILNSHDEPLAIIKTVDVQIMPMNEVPEEFAIAEGEGDRTYQYWKDTHEKFFTEALKEIGQEFSEDLKLVCERFTLIDVKK; encoded by the coding sequence ATGAATCAAGCTGCACAAAACTATTGGAATGATTTCTGGAAATTAAAAGGAGAAGAAATACCGAAACATGTAAGTGCATGGCAATTTGGAGATAATCCAAACTATTTAGCACAATTAGTAATTGAAGGAATTAAAACAGCTACTTGTTCTGGTTTGATTTTTTATGAATTAGAAAATGAGCGCATACCATGCGTGGATGATTATAGTATCATTTTAAATAGTCATGATGAACCTTTAGCTATTATTAAAACAGTTGATGTTCAAATTATGCCAATGAATGAAGTTCCAGAGGAGTTTGCTATAGCAGAAGGAGAAGGAGATCGAACCTATCAATATTGGAAGGATACACATGAAAAATTCTTTACTGAAGCATTAAAGGAAATTGGCCAGGAATTTTCTGAGGATTTAAAATTGGTATGTGAACGTTTTACATTAATTGATGTAAAAAAATGA
- a CDS encoding LrgB family protein, whose protein sequence is MQHALYTIIIILFTVLVYFVMNKLYRRFSYPIFIPVLTSTIIIIVILELAHIPYTKYMTGGKWINSLLGPAIVALAFPLYNQRHILKKYWFPIITGVIVGLLSGMFTGPLLGELIGIDQTLILSIIPKSLTTPVAVQVASGIGGSSAMAVVSVMIAGFTGVLLGPVIFKWTKIHSSIGKGIGLGCTSHALGTAKSNEYGEVSFSMSSVSMTLCAVLGSIIGPIVALVFS, encoded by the coding sequence ATGCAACACGCACTATACACAATCATTATAATTCTTTTTACCGTGTTGGTCTATTTTGTGATGAACAAGCTTTATCGACGGTTTTCATACCCAATTTTTATTCCGGTTCTAACATCAACAATTATAATTATAGTGATTCTAGAATTGGCTCATATTCCTTATACGAAGTACATGACTGGTGGAAAATGGATAAATTCCCTGTTGGGTCCAGCAATAGTCGCCTTAGCATTTCCGTTATATAACCAAAGACATATATTAAAAAAATATTGGTTTCCTATTATTACAGGGGTCATCGTAGGATTATTATCAGGTATGTTCACAGGACCATTATTAGGAGAATTAATAGGTATTGACCAAACCTTGATACTTTCGATTATTCCTAAATCACTTACAACTCCTGTAGCGGTACAAGTTGCCTCTGGTATTGGTGGATCGTCAGCAATGGCAGTAGTGAGCGTAATGATTGCAGGTTTTACAGGTGTTCTATTGGGACCAGTCATATTTAAATGGACGAAAATTCATAGTTCAATTGGCAAAGGCATAGGTTTAGGATGTACTTCTCACGCTCTTGGAACTGCAAAGTCAAATGAATACGGTGAAGTATCATTCTCGATGAGTTCTGTTTCTATGACTTTATGTGCAGTATTAGGATCGATTATCGGTCCCATTGTTGCGTTAGTATTTAGTTAA
- a CDS encoding CidA/LrgA family holin-like protein, with amino-acid sequence MKLIKIVMQIVLLFAFSYIGSVVQDLFHLSIPGSIIGLILLLICLFFRIIPVSFISRGAGTLLAILPLLFIPAMIGIMNYPSLLSLDGLFLLVVIVLSSIITLIMSGVIGQYFEKHSRKRKEKNKCNTHYTQSL; translated from the coding sequence ATGAAATTAATAAAAATTGTGATGCAAATTGTACTATTATTTGCATTTTCCTATATTGGAAGTGTAGTACAAGATCTTTTTCATTTAAGTATACCAGGAAGTATTATTGGTCTAATTTTATTATTAATTTGTTTATTCTTTAGAATTATTCCTGTTTCCTTTATAAGTCGTGGTGCAGGAACACTTTTAGCCATTTTACCTTTACTATTTATTCCAGCTATGATTGGAATTATGAACTATCCATCTTTATTGTCATTGGATGGATTATTTTTATTAGTCGTCATTGTCTTAAGTTCAATCATAACGCTAATTATGTCTGGAGTAATTGGTCAGTATTTTGAAAAACATAGCAGAAAAAGAAAGGAAAAGAATAAATGCAACACGCACTATACACAATCATTATAA